The Amblyraja radiata isolate CabotCenter1 chromosome 26, sAmbRad1.1.pri, whole genome shotgun sequence DNA window CACTACTGGTTGAAGAGAGGCTGCCCACTGTTTTCCTGCACCTCTTGCACTTCATATTTTGACTTGTATGTTTCTCAACTCTCCTTGGGATGTTTTTTTGTGCAAAGTAAATCTCGGCCAAACATTATTCTGGACTGGGTGGATCCATGGGGCGGCAAGGACAAAAATAGTCCAGGCATAAAAATGTCCATCTGCACAACTTGTGTGACCCAGCCATGGGAGTGTGATTACTTATTTCAtttgtgagattttttttttttgttgtacaaCTTTATACTTGCAATTGCAACCACTTTTTTTGTAAAAGGATGGTTTTGTATTATTCATGTTGTGTGAACTACTGAAAATGGGGCTTTAAATTGTGGGCTGATGTTATTTTGCTTTTGCTTCACTGTGTGGCGTATGCTGATTGAATgtataaaaataattaaactgtACCATATTTGGAACCGCGTGCACGTTCAACGAGTTAGATATTGGTCGCAAAGTACAAGTTGGAGAGTTGAGagatatcagtctgaagggtcccaacctgaaacatcacctatccacattctccggggaatgctgcctgagttactccaggattttgtgcctcTCCTGACTAATTGCTGGCTTAGTGTCGAATTCCAGGCTGGAACTGAGCTAGTGTGACTGGGCGGGATGAATCGGCCACGTTTCCCCATTATCTTGTGGTGCCAAATGTTCTTACTAAAGCTAAAATCCCTGATCTTCCACCAGTTGCATATATGAGATCTTTAGAGTGTagcataggacacaaagtgcaatgGCCAGAGTTGACCTCCACTACTATGGCTTGAGCTAATGCTGAATATTTGCACTTTGATCAGTCTGGTCAGCACTATGGTGCACGTGCCTTATATATCCGGCTCGTTATTGAGCAATGCCAAAAAGCAAGTGGTGAAAGACTGCTTCCTTCTGGTTTTGTGAGTGCTCCTCTCCTTTAGGTTTGCAGTCTGATGCCTCTTCACGTTTCGTAGACCCAAGCTTTCACCTCTAAAGCCTTTCCAGAAACCCACTTGCTGTCGGCTTGGGCGGcatagcagtggagttgctgctccacagagccagagactgggttcgatcctgacaacgggcgtCGACCGTACGAagtctgtacgttttccccgtggatTTTCATCGatggttccggtttcctcccacactccaaagacatacaggtctgtacgttaattggcttcggtaaagattgtaaattgtccccagtgtgtataggatagtgctaatgtacaggatcgctagtcggcgtggattcgAGTGCGCTGTTTCCCTAAACTATTCAGGCCAACTTTCTGTGATAGAAAAGTACAAGTGCATGGCTACAGTTCAACTCAACCCTGCACAATGACAGTGCGCGGGGTTGGTAAGGATAGGGCAAAATAAAACTATACAGGTACTTTTAATTCACTGTATTGCATTTTACTTTCACTTCACTCTATGATTGAGCATTGCATTTTAATGCCCTTGGTTAGTTGCTGAATTAATGTGGACAAAGGGTGTtggttagtttaaaaaaaaaaaaaaatctatatctAAATCACATGGGCTGTATTCAAACGAAACATTTCTTCCACATTAATGTTTGAACCAAAGATTAAATTTTTGAAAATGTTTGATAAACTGGCATGGATCTTTTTACAACACCTTTGCATGCATTATGTACCGATGCCTGTTCATTGTGAAGTTGTATTTGAGTTCACATGGCAATATATATTATTCTAAATAAAGCACACAAAACAATTGGCCACTGATCAACGAGTCAAACCTGCTGCACTAAtaaacacattttttttaaagtggtggCAGGTGTTACTGACTTTATATTTTAGAAGCTGAGTGCAATAATTGAATTACAAAAACGTAGCAACCTTTTGGTTCAATCTCTTGCCTATTACTGCGAATCAGGCTTAGCTGTATGAACAAGTGTGCTTCCTCTGATGAAAGCCTCTACATACTTCCTGGACTCTCCATTATAGtcctagtcatacagcatggaaacaaaataTTCAGACCTGCATGTCTGATGCATAGACAGACCAGGAATAACCAGCCAGCAAGGAAGTATTCTAAATGAGCTGGTGTTAAACTGCAGTTGCCTTAACACATTCACTTGCATTGAACTGCGCCTTCAAATCaagagcttttagtttagtttagagatgcaacatggaacaggcccttcggcccactgagtctgtgccgagcagcgatccccacacaccaacactaggaacaatttacatttttaccaaggtcaattaacctacaaacctgcacgtctttggcgtgcgagaggaaaccggagctcccggagaaaacccatggcaaaacacagggagagcgtgcaaaccctgtctggttcgaacccgggtctttgacgctgtaagcagcagctctaccgctgtgccaccgtgtcgcccaaaaCTACAGGCAACCATTGAGCTACACGTCTCTATAACTTCAGTTTCACTTTGGTTCCTCATCTTGTGGAATGAGATTGAAGGCATGATCATTAACTTATATAAACTAGAGCATTGCCTAGTATAAtaacaggacagcacagtggcgcagcggttgagttgctgcttttcagcggcagagacccgggtatgatcctgacaacaggtgctgtctgtacggaatttgtacgctgTTCCCTCggttgctttggtttcctcccacactccaaagacgtacaggtttgtaaattaatttggcTTGGATAAATATTCTAAGTTGTGCCTAATGTTAGCGTACaggctcggtaggccgaagggcccattccatgcagtatcactaaactaaaaataactaTTTCTAAGTGATTATTTGCATGTTATCTAGTTTGATACTGTACAGGAGCACGATGAAGCTGATGCACACGTACAAAACAAATAACAGTACAGAATATACTATTATAGCATTGTAGCATTAATTGAATTGGGAAAAATATCAGATGAGTCACTTGTCAACAGGCTATCCTCTGGACTCATGTGGCTGAAGTATTGATCAATTATAAGCCGCTTCAGATGCTGGTAATGATGGATTCAGCTGGGGATGGTGATGAGACATCTTGTTAAGATGCAACATATGACCCAGGAGGAATTAAAAATGGAATGGGAATTAATTTTAATTAACTCAAGAACATTTTCACATGTTCCTGCCTACCTACACCTCTGGCATTCAGTTGATTCTGAAGTCACACTCATGTCAAATTAGGATTATACATTCACGACCTTTGAAGCCATAGCTTTCAATATTTTCAGTTTGAATATAAAATCTCAAACTGTGCGTAGTATCAGTGTCTCCAGTTAGAAAATAGTGTTTTCTTCCTCCTCTCAGCCCTATTCTACAGCATCATTAATGGTCTCGAGTGTTAGCTAGCTGTAAAGTTGATAATTGCCGACCACAAATTAATACAATCACACTAGCAATGGAACCTCAAATGCATTTTTGACTTGAGGATTTATTAATGACTTTATGACCACCGATATTTGTTGCAAATCCCCCATGTGACCACTTTGAAAAAGAAGTCTGCGTAACAATTAACGTGAGATTCTTAATCCGCATTTTTCCCCTCATTAATAAGCTGACAATTAGTTCTTGCTGCACAACTACTTTGAGAACAGGGTGATTTTCAGTCTCTACTCACTGCTTGCTTAAGCTGTATTGGCAACAGAGAGCTTTGGACCCAGTCACTCCGTCGCCAGTACGTAGAAGCTGAAGCAATTAACAAACAAAGAAATTAAAGCAGCCTCCACCACTGTCCAGACTTCAGAAGGTAAAAGGGCAAGCTATAGCAAATGTGgcacccgaggcagccttcaggaACAGGGGCTGGCCATCGCGGAAGAAGGCTGCAAGTTTTCAAAGAGTTTCCTTGTCAATTTGCCCATGTCCCCAAGGGGGGAACAATTTGAAGGCAAGAGGTGTCCGTTCTTCACTGGCCGTGCAGAGACCTCATTTTCCTTGTCATCCTGTTGGGCGGGCAAGTTACCTTCTTCAAAATAACAGCGCCTGCAAGTGGCCCGATACATGTCCATGCCTCCAATCACCTCGACctggaggaacagagagaggagTTAACGttgagagtgtttcattgtcatacgtACCAACAATGGTACCCACCAATAATGGATGTGTGATGAGCCACTGGTTTGACggtactggacctgtactcgctggagtttagaagaatgaaggaggacctcattgaaacttactgaatagtgaaaggcatggataaagtggatacagagaggatgtttccactagtgggagagtctaggaccagagggcacagtctcagaataaaaggacgcatctttcaaaaggagatgaggaagaatttctttcgtcagagggtggtgaatctgtggaattcattgccacagatggctgtggaggcatttggtatttttaaggtggagattgacagatacttgattagtatgggtgtcaagggttatgtggagaaggcaggagaatggggttgagagggaaagacagatcacctATGATTGAATGAAAGAGTAAACCTTCAATGGgggtccaccctcatccttctaaactccagcgagtacaggcccggtgctgCCAAACGccaatcatacgttaacccaacccTTTACTGGGATCATttacataaacctcctctggacctcctccaacgccagcacatccttcctcacatattgggcccaaaactgctctcaATGTTATTAAGTTTCATTTGTTACTAAGCTGAGATCTCAACCTAGTTGCCTCAGTCAAGGGAGCAGTGGGTGAACTCCACGCAAGGGAGAGCATTTGCTTTTCACAATGCTATGAAATAGCAGTAACTCCACCAGCTCTCAGACACCTCTTCACGGCAGACGTGGATGCCGATCGGTTCCACAACCCCTCGGCATTGGTCCCTTCCTTGCCCCGATTCACAACACGTTGCAGAGCTCACGGGTGACAAGTGGTCCATTGACACAAAGGTGAGTGGATCTCAACAGCCGAGATTTCCGCAAGGGAAGAACTCAAAGCCACGAACTCGGACAGAGCAGAAAGAGCGACAAACCTCCTTTTCGACTCCCAGCCTCTTGGTGTAGGCAGCCTCTCGGTAACAAATCATGCAAACAGCGCTCAGCTTCACCACGCTCTCCGCCAGTGGTACCAGGTTCAAAATGTTGCCAAAAGCctagagagaaacagaattgctTAAAAAACCCCACCACATACTGAAAACAATGTCTCgatcaggggttggcaaccttgttctgcataggggccaggacccgtcTGTGAGTGAATGGCCGGCCACATGGATCGCCATAGTGTGACATTTGGTGTTGTTTTCGCATtcgttttcacgtgtttttctaATGAGGCCCCTCgcgtgccctgggactggctgcagttcccaggtcggctcgcctgccccgggactggctgtagcgcccaggtcgcctgcgtaccCCGGGACTAGTTGCAGTCCCCAGATCAGCTCATGTCCCCGGGActggctacagttcccaggtcgcgaaaacgaattgaaaaaaaaacaaaaaaaaactcctgcgggccggatgatttcgggttagggGCCGGGTCCGGCCCGTGGGCCCTAGGTTGCCGACTCATGGTCTAGATCTTGGCACTCTCACGTACAACATTCACTGGGCCCGTCCCACAACAAGAGCTATCTAATACCGCCATCTAATCTAATCTGTATCTATTACCCCAATCAAAgaacagtctcaccccggtcactccctctcccatcaggcaagaggtacacaaatgtgaaaacacacacctccagattcagggacagtttcttcccagataacACCAGGCAACTGAAAGGTCTCCCTCATCATCTGGAATGTGATCCTGGCCTCCTATCTACCTTTGAACCATCTTTAATTGGACGTCAATGTtatttcttgcactaaatgttgtaccctttatccgtgcatggcttgattgtattcagtcTTTTCTtgcactggatagcaagcaaacaagcggttttcactgtaccccgttacatatgacaataataaactaaactgatatccctccacagatgctgcccgacctgccaaGTTTCTCCACGTTTGCCCAATTTCGTTCCATGGTCCCTTGCGCCTCCAGGAATTCGTTAGAAACCCTTACTTATCTCCGAGGATAATTCATGAAAACTATCACTACCCTGCCCAAGGCAACATCAAATCAAGTGGAGCGTGGCTGGTGTTAAAGCCAGGGCTTTGCACTGAAGGGGCAGCTGAGTTTGCACAACATGACCCCCAGTGGGATTTCCAACCCAAAGTTCACTTGCCCCTTCTCTCGTTCTCCGCTTACTTTCCGCTGGAAGGTTCCATCCAGAGCCGCTACAATCACCGTCTTCCCGTTGTTGGCCATTTCCTCGCAGAATTCAACACAATCTGGAAACTTGAGAAAGGGAGTTATTTAAGCACATTGccacatagaacggtacagcacaagaacaggaatGTTTAGTCcagcgcccttcggcccaccgagtccatgccatccaGGATCCCtgtgcaccagcactatcctacactagggacaatttacaatctttactgaaaccaatgaacttacaaatctgtacgtctttgaagtgagggagaaaaccggagcgcctgggaaagacccacacggtcacggggagaatgtacaaactccacactggcagcacccgtagtcaggattgaacctgggtctctggcgctgttaagcaactctacctctgcgccactgtgctgcatgcctgtgccaagcatgatgctAATACAAACTCTTATATGCCTGCACAtaatacatatccctccattctttgcaTCTCCacgcgtatctgcctccatccggCAGCgtgttcctggcacccaccaccttctgtgtcaaAAGAAAATTCCCCCGTACATCTGctttaacctttgcccctctcatcttgctAAACACTAAGTTTGTGCTAATAAAAAACGTGGTCAATCCACTACTTGCTGTTCAATCATTGTAGGTAACATTAGAAAAtgtatcattcattcataaagtatcattcattcattccaaggCAGAAGCAGTGAGGAAAATTCAGTTCCAGGTCCAAGACTGGACTGTGaatagacatcaccagttgcctaATGTAGCCTCCAGTGTGGTACATGGTCAAAAGTTGACCTTCAATTTGTAAACTGGGGGAGAAAAATCAGGCCAGGACTATAGCTAGCTATCTGAAATTATTAGGATCAGATTCTTGGCTAATGCCACTAATTTGCAGCCTAGCATTCACAGCTTGGTACACACTTGGGGGAAGAAAGTCGAGGAGTTAAACTATTAAAGTGTATGAAACAGCCTCTGCAAGTCACATTATCCTTCTGAAATGTTCAATTTTTCAATCCGAGCTTAATAGAATGATAATACTTTGATCTAAGATTCAGTGGAACGATTTTGAATGTGGACTTTTAAAATACACTGCACACTTTAGCTTTAAAATAAAATGAGTACCGTCGACTGTACTTACAAACTGCCCTTCATCAATTCCAATAACGGCAGATTTCAAAGCTTCGTGATGAACTTCGCTCAGCTTTGTGGCGGGAACCGCCTGCATTGTGAATCTATACAGGAAAAGAGAACAAAAGGTCATCAAATGTGATGTAAAAGAAGCAGTTTCAAACCACCGAGGCATTGCAATAACTCAAAGGACCCGTTTTGACGATGTACAACTCTGACTCCAGATCGTTAATATTCTCCCCTCAacaccacctatattccttcctctggtttcataaTTTTCACCTTTTCAGCACAGGAAATAGGGGTAGGAGtgggacattcggccctttgaaccagcacctccattcaataagatcatggctgatcacccaaagtcagtaccccgttcctgctttctccccatatcccttcattcccttagcccgaagagctaaatctaactctcttgaaaacatccagtgaattggcttccactgccttctgtggcagcaaattccagattcacaactctctgggtgaaaccattt harbors:
- the LOC116987932 gene encoding thymidine kinase, cytosolic-like, with the protein product MNCLPPPDVLLSSPNKVKGQIQIIFGPMFSGKSTELMRRVRRYRVARYQCLLIKYAKDNRYGNEGLATHDRFTMQAVPATKLSEVHHEALKSAVIGIDEGQFFPDCVEFCEEMANNGKTVIVAALDGTFQRKAFGNILNLVPLAESVVKLSAVCMICYREAAYTKRLGVEKEVEVIGGMDMYRATCRRCYFEEGNLPAQQDDKENEVSARPVKNGHLLPSNCSPLGDMGKLTRKLFENLQPSSAMASPCS